One window from the genome of Epinephelus moara isolate mb chromosome 21, YSFRI_EMoa_1.0, whole genome shotgun sequence encodes:
- the LOC126382845 gene encoding tripartite motif-containing protein 16-like protein — translation MSQKRVKLNHETSCCSICLDLLKEPVTVPCGHSYCMDCIQSFLDKEDLKKSRSCAQSSKSSTPRPVLETDTMLAVSAAAERAERQRELEASLKKIEQRIQNAEKDMKVLRLEMEKINDSADKAVEDSEEIFTELIRLTKKKSSDVKQQVRSQQKTEVSRIRQLQEKLEQEITELKRKEAELKELSHTEDRIQFLQYDLSFTSLSESSELPSTKIRPLRYFEDVTAAVSEGRDKLQDVLREKWTNISQPVTEMDVLTTNPQPEPKTRTEFLQYSCAITLDPNTVNTQLSLSEGDKRATLMRDEQSYSSHPDRFIRWRQVLSRESLTGRCYWEVEWSRKRVTVAVAYKNISRAGSMTECAFGFNDKSWALECNSSSSYKFIHSGNKTPITGPWSSRVGVYLDHSAGILSFYSVSETMTLLHRVQTTFTQPLYAGLWFSGYTGATAQFCELK, via the coding sequence ATGTCTCAGAAAAGAGTTAAGCTGAACCATGAGACTTCCTGTTGTTCAATCTGTCTGGATCTACTGAAGGAACCAGTGACTGTTCCCTGTGGACACAGCTACTGCATGGACTGTATTCAAAGCTTCTTGGATAAAGAGGATCTGAAGAAAAGCCGCAGCTGTGCTCAAAGTAGCAAGAGCTCCACACCGAGGCCTGTCCTGGAGACAGACACCATGTTAGCAgtctcagctgcagcagagagggctgagaggcagagagagctggAGGCGAGTCTGAAAAAAATTGAGCAGAGAATCCAGAATGCAGAGAAAGACATGAAAGTGCTTCGGCTGGAGATGGAGAAAATTAATGACTCTGCTGATAAAGCAGTGGAGGACAGTGAGGAGATCTTCACTGAGCTGATCCGTCTTACCAAGAAAAAAAGTTCTGATGTGAAGCAGCAGGTCAGATCCCAGCAGAAAACTGAGGTGAGTCGAATCAGACAGCTTCAGGAGAAGCTGGAGCAGGAGATCACTGAGCTGAAGAGGAAAGAAGCTGAGCTGAAGgagctctcacacacagaggatcGCATCCAGTTTTTACAATATGATCTCTCATTTACAAGTCTCAGTGAATCATCAGAGCTACCCAGCACCAAAATCCGTCCTCTGAGGTACTTTGAGGATGTGACAGCGGCTGTGTCAGAAGGCAGAGATAAACTACAGGACGTTCTGAGAGAGAAATGGACAAACATCTCACAGCCAGTGACTGAAATGGATGTGCTTACCACAAATCCACAACCAGAGCCCAAGACCAGAACTGAATTCTTACAGTATTCATGTGCCATCACTCTGGATCCAAACACAGTTAACACACAGCTGTCATTATCTGAGGGGGACAAAAGAGCAACATTAATGAGAGATGAACAATCTTATTCTAGTCACCCAGACAGATTCATCAGATGGCGCCAGGTCCTGAGTAGAGAGAGTCTGACTGGACGTtgttactgggaggtggagtggaGCAGGAAAAGAGTTACAGTGGCAGTCGCATACAAGAATATCAGCAGAGCAGGGTCCATGACTGAGTGTGCTTTTGGATTCAACGACAAGTCTTGGGCATTAgagtgtaacagcagcagtagttaTAAATTCATACATAGCGGCAACAAAACTCCCATTACAGGCCCGTGGTCCTCCAGAGTAGGAGTGTACCTGGATCACAGTGCAGGTATTCTGTCCTTCTACAGCGTCTCTGAAACCATGACTCTCCTCCACAGAGTCCAGACCACATTCACTCAGCCTCTCTATGCTGGACTTTGGTTTAGTGGTTATACTGGAGCCACTGCTCAGTTCTGTGAGCTAAAGTAG